TTTTTACATTGCTGAAGAGCAGGCTCAAGTCGATTAAAGCCTGCCTAGTTGATTTGCCGCTGCACATGACTGTGACCCTATGTGCATCCATGGTCCATCCGTCATGGACCTCCAGGGGGTTGCCCAGGTGCGTGCCGTTCGAACATATCAGACGCCAACGAGAGTCCAGAGAGGGCCCCGCGGCACGCCAGTGCAAGATAGACGGCACAGAGGGCACTCTCACCCTCTCGTCCACGAAGCCCCCGATGAGATGAGATGGATACTTCAACATCTTTTATAGGAGTATAAAATATGGTGTTCTTTGTGTTATTGTGCATACGATTGTGCAATGCGGTGATGTGCTTGATTATAGTACAGAGTGGTCGAAAGTGCGAGAGAACGGCTTGTTATCGGCGAGTGCGCTCGAACGATTCCTGACATCCCAGTTTCATGATAGAAATCAGTCTGCACAgccattttattttatttcacgACACACAACACACCGCGCGCACGCGGACACGCTCGCAGCTCCAGTTCAAGCACGGCTTGAATCCCTAGCAACAGTAGCGGTCTCGAGGTCTAGAGGTTGAACATGACCTTGATGGCGTCGCGGCCGCGCGCGCTGACCTCGAAGGCCTCCTCCACCTCCCCCTGCGAGAAGCCGAACCTGTGCGTGATGAGCGGCTTCACGTCGATCTTGCCGCTCCGCAGGAACTCGAGGCACAGCGGCCACGTGTCCTTGTAACGGAAGATCCCCACCACGTCCACCTCCCGGATCGccgccgacgtcagcggcaccgTCATCTCGTTGTGCCCCATCCCCACCAGGCACACCCTCCCGCCCGGCCGCGTCGCCTCCAGCGCCGTCGACATCGTCTTGCTGAACCCGGCGCAGTCCAGGCTCACGTCGATGTCGCCTCCCATCGCCGCCTGGATGCGCTCGATCTCCCCCGCGAGGTCCTCCGTGTTGCCGGAGACCTTCACGACGGCGTCCGCGCCGAGGGACTTGGCCACGGAGAGGCGGTGGTCGTCGACGTCGGCGATGACGATCCTGGGCGCCCCGAAGGCGCGCGCCGAGAGCATGGTGACCAGGCCGATCGGGCCGGCGCCCATGATGAGCACGCTCTTCTCCGCGCCCACGTCGGCTCGGCGGCAGGCGTGCACCCCCACGCTCAGGGGCTCGCACATGGCGCCCTCCTCCAGGCTCACGTTGTCTGGAAGCTTGAAGCACAGGTCACCTGGATGCACAATCTACCCAAAACCCACCACATTGATCAGGATATTATTTATCTCAGGAACAAATGGTCAAAATCATCAAGCTCAGCTTGCAGATTGCAACCGCGTTTCAGAACAACTGTAACGTACCTGGTCGGCAAGTGATCCATGGTAAGGTGGGGTGGCGAAGAACTTCATGTCGTCGCAGAGGTTGTAGCGGCCGCCCTTGCAGTGCCTGCAGCGCCAGCAGCTGATGCCGGGCTCCAGCGCCACGCGGTCTCCCACGGCGAGGTGCTTCACGCCGTCGCCCACCTCCTCGATGATGCCAGCGCACTCGTGCCCGATCACCATCGGCTCTTTCACCACGAAATGCGCAATGCGCATCTCCTGCAATCCAACAAATGTCACGGTTTCTAGCTTGAGAAAAGAAACAGAGTGCTCTGAAAGATCAAGGTATTTGATGGGAGCTACTAGATCATTGCACGTTTAATGTGAGAAACCACCTTGAGGTAATGCACGTCGCTGCCGCAGATGCCCACCGCCTTCATCCGGACTCGCACATCATAAGGACCTGGAGACGTGAATCAATTCAGCCTCTTCGATTAACAAGATTTTTCTTTTAAGGACGATTAACAAGATTTTCGAAACACCGTATAAAATGCCATTTCTCATGACATATATAGTATTCTAAATATCAAATACTCCctttgtaaagaaatataagaacgtttagatcactactgtggtactactccctccgttcccaaatataagtctttttagagattccaacaagtgactacatacagagcaaaatgaatgaatctacgctctaaaatatgtttacatacatccgtatgttgtagtccatttgaaatgtctaaaaagacttatatttagaaacggaaaGAGTATAAGATTGCACGGACGTTTGATTGTGCACAGACAAACATAGAAGCCTTCACAAGACACTGGACTACATGTCACTCAAATTTGCTATGGATTAAATAACCTATATAGAAAATTGTCTGAACGGAAACCCGCCAAAATTGCGACGTGTTGCTTCATCCAATGTATTGGTCACGAATAAACATTGTCATCACATAACTGGTCACTGACTATTTATACAATGCACAATAAAGCAGTCGATAACCGAAGCTGAAGAAGGAAGTCAACTCGATGATCATAATGCTCACTCAGATGCATCTGGCTGGAGAGAAACCAGAGGGTTCTCATGAGCTCTTGGCGTTGTATAAATAGGGATAAGTATATAGGGATAAGTATGTTGCCTAAGGGCATCTTTAATATAGGGATAAGTATATAGGGATAAGTATATCTTAATATAGGGATAAGTATATAGACACGCAGATCTTTTGTGCGTTCTCGGAAAAAAAGTAGCCAATACTAAGTGTATGTTGCCTAAGGGCATCTTTAATCCATTCCCAAAAATTAATCCACAAAGTCcagcacacaagatgcttaaggACTTGCTTACTAAAACAAACAATATTTTATGAAGCATCAATGCTTATATCTATAATAGAGGTGCCTAGTTAAGCATGAGCCCTCTATAAATAAGTATCGGTCCTTAAACAAAAGTCAGTTTATTTTTCTAAACACCTTGCATTGAACATGAATTAAAGATGATGCAATATAATCCATGCGCTAATGTAGTCTAATCCTACCACTCACTCGAAAACGGAATCCACAACATCTTCCTGCCACCTCCCAGCCTTCATATTTAGAGTCTCAGGGCTGCCTTTTAAAGCTCACTCCATATGAAAGTTGTGTGTGGGAGTGCAGTTCATATGAAAGTTGTGTGTGGGTGAAGGAGACTTCATCTGGTCCCTACCTCACGTTAAGTCATTACTTTAATTGGGAAATAAGATGCCTCATTGATAAATGGGTTCCATGATATGGAGATAGCTAAATACCGCGTGGCCACGGAAAGTTGCCGTGACCGAAGCTTCCCCTGCCTACGAGGATGGGCCGATGGGGGGTGAGTGTGCCGCAACGGGGGATGGGGAAGAGTGTGAATGTGGTGGCTCCAGCGAAGGAGGGCAATGGGCGCACTCCGATGGTAAATAGGGTGGGATTTGCTGTGTTCCGATGGAAAGCGGGTGCAGAATTGGCAGTCTCATAGACGACAGATGTACGAACGTCCATGCCATTGACCGGGCTGCGCGTGGGATGAAGTAGCCGGACTGAAACTTTCCTCCCGTGCGAGTGGTTGCTGATGGAGACTACTCCATATCAACACCCTCAGCCTCCAAATACGAAGGTTCACAGGGTGGATACTGAGCCCGCTTCATAAATTATGCAGGTGGAGGGACGGATGACGACTCTGGTAGTGTCGTCATATTGACGGTCATTATACGATTGAGCCGATATGGCGACTCTGCTAGTTTTGGTTTTAGGTAGGCGTGTTTTTCTTTGAAACTGCTTCCTAGTAGGAGTTAGAAATTTTCTGGTGTTGATTAGAGATGCTCTAAGGGCCTCTAGGCATgtaaacaaaaaaagaaaaagaaagtaAAGGGCTGTGGTTTTCTGTACAACCAAGGTCTGTGATCCGGGGATATCTGAATTTCACATGCCATTCCTGTTCGGGAAGAGTGACAGTTACGAACTTACAATCTGCAAACTGACTAAAATAGAAAAATCGCGGGGACACTTAAATAAATTGTGTTAAATCTGAGCTCTCCTCCTATTACCTCCAT
This Triticum urartu cultivar G1812 unplaced genomic scaffold, Tu2.1 TuUngrouped_contig_6851, whole genome shotgun sequence DNA region includes the following protein-coding sequences:
- the LOC125531163 gene encoding sorbitol dehydrogenase-like, translated to MAAWLVAKNTLKIMPFKLPPLGPYDVRVRMKAVGICGSDVHYLKEMRIAHFVVKEPMVIGHECAGIIEEVGDGVKHLAVGDRVALEPGISCWRCRHCKGGRYNLCDDMKFFATPPYHGSLADQIVHPGDLCFKLPDNVSLEEGAMCEPLSVGVHACRRADVGAEKSVLIMGAGPIGLVTMLSARAFGAPRIVIADVDDHRLSVAKSLGADAVVKVSGNTEDLAGEIERIQAAMGGDIDVSLDCAGFSKTMSTALEATRPGGRVCLVGMGHNEMTVPLTSAAIREVDVVGIFRYKDTWPLCLEFLRSGKIDVKPLITHRFGFSQGEVEEAFEVSARGRDAIKVMFNL